A genome region from Nycticebus coucang isolate mNycCou1 chromosome 22, mNycCou1.pri, whole genome shotgun sequence includes the following:
- the TENT5B gene encoding terminal nucleotidyltransferase 5B — MMRSESGAERRDPAAAQVATAAASAVTRATPAGGGPDPEASSAFPGRHLSGLSWPQVKRLDALLSEPIPIHGRGNFPTLSVQPQQIVQVVRSSLEEQGLRVHSVRLHGSAASHVLHPESGLGYKDLDLVFQVDLRSEESFQLTKAVVLACLLDFLPAGVNRAKITPLTLKEAYVQKLVKVCTDTDRWSLISLSNKSGKNVELKFVDSVRRQFEFSVDSFQIILDSLLLFGQCSPTPMSEAFHPTVTGESLYGDFSEALEHLQHRVIATRNPEEIRGGGLLKYCHLLVRGFRPRPSTDVSALQRYMCSRFFIDFPDLVEQQRTLERYLEAHFSGADTARRYACLVTLHRVVNESTVCLMNHERRQTLDLIATMALQALAEQGPAATAALAWCPLGSDRVVPATVNYYVTPVQPLLARAHSYPTWLPCN; from the exons ATGATGCGGTCGGAGAGCGGAGCTGAGCGCCGGGACCCGGCAGCTGCGCAAGTGGCGACGGCTGCGGCCTCGGCGGTGACCAGGGCCACCCCAGCGGGCGGCGGCCCCGACCCAGAGGCCTCGTCGGCCTTCCCCGGACGTCACCTGAGCGGGCTGAGCTGGCCACAGGTGAAGCGGCTGGACGCGCTGCTGAGCGAGCCGATTCCCATTCACGGGCGCGGCAACTTCCCCACGCTGAGCGTGCAACCCCAGCAGATTGTGCAG GTAGTCCGCAGCAGCCTGGAAGAACAGGGACTACGTGTGCATAGTGTGAGGCTTCATGGCTCTGCTGCCAGCCACGTACTGCATCCTGAGAGCGGCCTGGGCTACAAGGACCTGGACCTGGTGTTCCAGGTGGACCTGCGTAGCGAGGAGTCCTTCCAGCTGACCAAGGCAGTGGTGCTGGCCTGCCTGTTAGACTTCCTGCCGGCCGGTGTGAACCGAGCCAAGATCACACCACTGACTCTCAAGGAGGCATATGTGCAGAAGCTGGTAAAAGTGTGCACAGACACAGACCGCTGGAGCCTCATCTCACTGTCTAACAAGAGCGGCAAGAATGTAGAGCTCAAGTTTGTGGACTCAGTGAGACGCCAGTTCGAGTTCAGCGTAGACTCCTTCCAGATTATCCTTGACTCCCTGCTGCTCTTTGGCCAATGCTCACCCACACCCATGTCTGAGGCCTTCCACCCAACAGTGACAGGTGAGAGCTTGTATGGGGACTTCAGTGAGGCCCTGGAACACCTGCAACACCGTGTCATCGCCACACGCAACCCCGAGGAGATCCGTGGTGGTGGCCTTCTCAAGTACTGCCACCTCCTGGTGCGGGGCTTCCGGCCACGGCCCAGCACTGATGTGAGTGCCCTGCAGCGCTACATGTGTTCCCGCTTCTTCATCGACTTCCCGGACCTGGTGGAGCAGCAGCGTACCCTGGAGCGCTACCTGGAGGCCCACTTCAGTGGGGCAGACACTGCCCGCCGTTATGCCTGTCTGGTGACGCTGCACCGGGTTGTCAACGAGAGCACCGTGTGCCTCATGAACCACGAGCGCCGCCAGACACTGGACCTCATTGCCACGATGGCACTCCAGGCACTCGCTGAGCAGGGTCCAGCCGCCACCGCTGCCCTGGCCTGGTGTCCTCTAGGCTCCGACCGGGTTGTGCCAGCCACTGTCAATTACTACGTGACCCCCGTGCAGCCTCTGCTGGCTCGGGCCCACTCCTATCCCACGTGGTTACCTTGTAACTGA
- the TRNP1 gene encoding TMF-regulated nuclear protein 1: MPGCRISACGPGAQEATAEPGSPPPLPREPLSSPQPPPPTPTLTPTPTRVQAPPLPEGAGESAGVAEGQELQRWRQGASGGAGGTGPGGGTGGGSGAAAGAGGRALELAEARRRLLEVEGRRRLVSELESRVLQLHRVFLAAELRLAHRAESLGRLSGGVAQAELYLAAHGSRLKKGQRRGRRGRPPALLASALGLGSCVPWGAGRLRRGHGPEPDSPFRRSPPRGPASPQR, from the coding sequence ATGCCGGGCTGCCGCATCAGCGCTTGTGGCCCCGGGGCCCAGGAAGCGACGGCAGAACCCGGGTCCCCGCCGCCGCTGCCCCGGGAGCCCCTGTCATCCCCtcagccccctcccccaaccccgaCCTTGACCCCGACCCCGACTCGGGTTCAGGCCCCGCCGCTGCCCGAGGGGGCCGGGGAGTCAGCAGGTGTGGCCGAAGGGCAGGAGCTGCAGCGCTGGCGCCAGGGCGCTAGCGGTGGTGCGGGGGGCACGGGGCCCGGTGGGGGCACGGGCGGCGGCTCGGGTGCAGCGGCGGGAGCTGGAGGCCGCGCGCTGGAGCTGGCCGAAGCGCGGCGGCGCCTGCTGGAGGTGGAGGGCCGCCGGCGTCTGGTGTCGGAGCTGGAGAGCCGCGTGTTGCAGCTGCACCGAGTTTTCCTGGCGGCCGAGCTGCGCCTGGCTCATCGCGCGGAGAGCCTGGGCCGCCTGAGCGGCGGCGTGGCGCAGGCCGAGCTCTACCTGGCGGCGCACGGGTCGCGCCTCAAGAAGGGCCAGCGCCGTGGTCGCCGCGGCCGCCCACCCGCGCTGCTGGCTTCAGCTCTCGGCCTGGGTAGCTGCGTGCCCTGGGGTGCGGGGCGCCTGCGGCGAGGCCACGGTCCCGAGCCCGACTCGCCTTTCCGCCGCAGCCCGCCCCGCGGCCCCGCCTCCCCCCAGCGCTGA